In Topomyia yanbarensis strain Yona2022 chromosome 2, ASM3024719v1, whole genome shotgun sequence, one DNA window encodes the following:
- the LOC131684384 gene encoding ichor-like encodes MVNCTMSGQNESDVESLLMSPCWNQSTSVQDQYILDGHKLLLDADLESLPSDSETQKSSMDVLENLLLNSTSINSSNSSNDGDVKPLPSFTSFNTGHLSINGISGYHYTAIAQRLPEENNNYSQGSFQNGTSNGSNGDNNIVSSSTCLPDSVMNPDGNGADSCLQDVKLFSDSSIDGKIYSASADSCVISGPDSVSGARIFVDSKELSEYDMSSIEDIAAIIGSAIADTTVPNNKVEKEDGNDTRDSWMDLDAWIEGTCTTPESKLIVSQQDSLSELILPHSPVHTAGSTLQSLLTHGYMPLLQNRLQNGPPIKIETPTSTSYCGELISTSTSPPGSVVSTTDNLILNGRYLQNHQNTHFALNMGLKPDGMCSPELMGNFPHTTSTTQATPKNKRRPHKQSKTNGHGHPQVQQQQGQSQQSQQQSSSIQQSAAQQCHQQQLSAAAAAAAQTQAALSFQAASELSGLLGKDKPVHRCNICNRGFLNKSNIKVHLRTHTGEKPFRCEVCAKAFRQKAHLIKHQQIHKRIGRD; translated from the coding sequence ATGGTCAACTGCACCATGAGCGGCCAGAACGAATCGGACGTGGAGAGTCTGCTGATGAGCCCATGCTGGAACCAGTCGACGAGTGTGCAGGACCAATACATTCTGGACGGTCACAAGCTGCTGCTGGATGCGGATCTAGAATCACTGCCGAGTGATTCGGAGACGCAAAAAAGTTCGATGGATGTGCTGGAGAACTTGCTGCTGAATTCGACCTCCATCAATAGTAGTAATTCAAGCAACGATGGCGACGTGAAACCGTTGCCATCATTTACTTCCTTTAATACGGGACATTTGTCCATCAATGGGATATCCGGGTATCATTATACGGCGATTGCACAACGATTGCCGGAGGAAAATAACAATTACTCGCAGGGCTCGTTTCAGAATGGAACGAGCAATGGGAGTAATGGAGACAATAACATTGTTTCCTCTTCAACCTGTTTACCGGATTCAGTAATGAATCCGGATGGGAATGGGGCCGATAGTTGCCTGCAGGATGTGAAACTATTTTCGGATAGTTCAATCGATGGAAAAATATACTCCGCCAGTGCCGATAGCTGCGTGATAAGTGGGCCTGATTCCGTTTCCGGAGCGAGAATTTTTGTAGATTCTAAGGAACTGTCCGAGTATGATATGAGTTCAATCGAGGATATTGCAGCTATCATTGGATCGGCGATAGCGGACACGACGGTGCCGAACAACAAGGTGGAGAAGGAGGATGGGAACGATACGAGAGATTCGTGGATGGATTTGGATGCGTGGATTGAAGGTACCTGTACAACACCGGAGAGTAAATTGATTGTGTCGCAACAAGATTCACTAAGTGAACTGATCCTACCTCATTCCCCCGTTCATACAGCCGGTTCGACGCTGCAGAGCTTGCTAACACACGGGTACATGCCGCTGCTACAGAACCGGTTACAGAATGGACCACCGATCAAAATAGAAACTCCCACCTCAACGTCCTATTGTGGCGAACTAATATCGACTTCAACTAGTCCACCAGGTTCGGTAGTGTCCACTACCGACAACCTGATCCTTAACGGTAGGTACCTGCAAAATCATCAAAACACCCATTTTGCCCTCAACATGGGCTTAAAACCGGATGGCATGTGTAGTCCCGAACTCATGGGAAACTTCCCGCATACCACTAGCACAACTCAAGCgacaccaaaaaataaacgaCGACCCCACAAACAGTCCAAAACGAACGGTCATGGACATCCACAAGTGCAGCAGCAGCAGGGCCAATCCCAACAATCCCAGCAGCAATCCTCGTCCATCCAGCAATCGGCAGCTCAACAATGCCACCAGCAACAACTCTCAGCAGCTGCGGCAGCAGCAGCCCAAACCCAAGCAGCACTAAGCTTCCAAGCAGCCAGTGAACTCAGCGGACTCCTCGGCAAGGATAAACCCGTCCATCGGTGTAACATCTGCAATCGGGGGTTCCTCAACAAGAGCAACATAAAAGTACACCTGCGAACACACACCGGCGAGAAACCGTTCCGTTGCGAAGTTTGCGCCAAAGCCTTCCGTCAAAAGGCTCACCTCATCAAACACCAGCAGATACATAAACGAATCGGGAGGGATTGA